A single Providencia manganoxydans DNA region contains:
- the hpaI gene encoding 4-hydroxy-2-oxoheptanedioate aldolase: MDILHNKFKQALKEQRPQIGLWLGLCSSYSAELIAGAGFDWLLIDGEHAPNNVQTTLTQLQAIAPYPSQPVVRPPWNDPVIIKQLLDIGAQTLLLPMVQNAEQAQQAVRATRYPPAGIRGVGSALARASRWNRIPDYLKRANDEMCVIVQVETREAINNLADILQVEGIDGVFIGPADLSADMGFSGNPNHPEVKSVIEKAIVQIRAAGVAPGILMAAPDVADHYLKLGALFVAVGVDTTLLARGAEALAARFGKTVSETAPTTPSVY; encoded by the coding sequence ATGGATATTTTACACAACAAATTTAAACAAGCATTGAAAGAACAGCGCCCGCAAATTGGTTTATGGCTAGGTTTATGCAGCTCATACAGCGCCGAATTAATCGCAGGGGCTGGGTTTGATTGGTTACTTATCGATGGTGAACATGCACCTAACAATGTGCAAACAACACTCACACAGTTACAAGCCATCGCGCCATATCCTTCACAACCTGTAGTTAGGCCGCCTTGGAACGATCCCGTTATTATTAAGCAATTATTAGATATCGGCGCACAAACACTGTTGCTACCTATGGTGCAAAATGCAGAACAAGCACAACAAGCCGTTCGTGCGACACGTTATCCACCCGCTGGGATCCGTGGAGTTGGCAGTGCGTTAGCAAGAGCCTCACGTTGGAACCGTATTCCTGACTATCTGAAGCGCGCTAATGATGAAATGTGCGTGATCGTGCAAGTTGAAACGCGTGAAGCTATCAACAACCTTGCTGATATTTTGCAAGTTGAAGGAATTGATGGGGTATTTATTGGACCCGCCGATCTCAGTGCTGATATGGGCTTTTCTGGTAACCCGAACCACCCTGAAGTTAAATCTGTCATAGAAAAAGCGATTGTGCAAATTCGTGCTGCGGGTGTGGCTCCGGGGATCTTGATGGCTGCACCAGATGTTGCCGATCACTATTTGAAACTAGGCGCATTATTTGTAGCTGTTGGAGTTGATACTACGCTATTGGCTCGTGGAGCAGAAGCGCTTGCTGCGCGCTTTGGTAAAACGGTTTCTGAAACCGCACCAACGACACCGAGTGTGTATTAA
- the hpaD gene encoding 3,4-dihydroxyphenylacetate 2,3-dioxygenase, translated as MGKLALAAKITHVPSMYLSELPGKHHGCRQSAIDGHKEISRRCRELGVDTIIVFDTHWLVNSAYHINCADHFEGIYTSNELPHFIRDMEYEYDGNSELGRMIGEEARKLGVRAQSHEIPSLTLEYATLVPMRYMNSDRHFKVISISAFCTSHSFEDSRKLGEAVLTAIEKYDGTVAVLASGSLSHRFIDDHRAEEGMNNYTREFDEQMDKRVVKLWREGRFNEFCKMLPEYADYCYGEGHMHDTVMLLGMLGWDKYAEKVEVLTDLFASSGTGQINAIFPLPSYITDKQKTVA; from the coding sequence ATGGGTAAGTTAGCACTAGCGGCAAAAATCACACATGTTCCATCCATGTACCTGTCAGAATTACCCGGTAAACATCATGGCTGCCGTCAATCCGCCATCGATGGCCACAAAGAAATTAGTCGTCGCTGTCGCGAGTTAGGCGTTGATACCATCATTGTTTTTGATACTCACTGGCTAGTTAATAGTGCTTATCATATTAACTGTGCAGATCACTTCGAAGGGATCTATACCAGTAACGAACTCCCTCACTTTATTCGCGATATGGAATATGAGTATGACGGTAATTCAGAGCTAGGACGAATGATTGGCGAGGAAGCTCGTAAATTAGGCGTTCGCGCGCAATCACATGAAATTCCAAGCCTAACTTTGGAATATGCAACACTGGTTCCAATGCGTTATATGAATAGTGATCGCCATTTCAAAGTGATCTCTATCTCCGCATTCTGTACTTCTCACAGTTTCGAAGACAGCCGCAAACTTGGCGAAGCTGTACTGACTGCGATTGAAAAATATGATGGCACTGTTGCAGTACTGGCAAGCGGTTCACTATCACACCGTTTTATTGATGATCATCGCGCAGAAGAAGGTATGAACAACTATACCCGCGAATTCGATGAGCAAATGGATAAACGTGTGGTGAAGTTATGGCGTGAAGGCCGTTTCAATGAGTTTTGTAAGATGCTACCTGAGTATGCTGATTACTGTTATGGCGAAGGCCATATGCACGACACCGTGATGTTATTAGGCATGTTAGGTTGGGATAAGTATGCAGAAAAAGTTGAAGTCCTAACGGATTTATTCGCTAGTTCAGGAACAGGTCAAATCAACGCTATCTTCCCATTACCTAGCTATATTACTGATAAACAGAAAACTGTTGCTTAG
- a CDS encoding 5-carboxymethyl-2-hydroxymuconate Delta-isomerase, which yields MPHFIAECTDNIREQAKLPELFSKVNNALAGTGIFPLGGIRSRAIWLDTWQMADGKHDYAFVHMTLKIGAGRSLEDRQKTGELLFALIKEHFAQLMNDRYLALSFTMEELDPVLNYKQNNIHALFK from the coding sequence ATGCCTCATTTTATTGCTGAGTGTACTGACAATATCCGTGAACAAGCCAAACTGCCTGAACTGTTTTCAAAGGTCAATAATGCGCTCGCGGGCACAGGTATTTTCCCTCTTGGCGGGATCCGTAGTCGTGCCATTTGGTTAGATACTTGGCAAATGGCTGATGGTAAGCATGACTATGCTTTTGTACACATGACCCTCAAAATTGGTGCAGGTCGTTCTCTTGAGGATCGCCAAAAAACCGGCGAGTTGCTATTTGCATTAATCAAAGAGCATTTTGCTCAGTTGATGAATGATAGATACCTAGCGTTGTCTTTTACTATGGAGGAGTTAGATCCTGTACTGAATTATAAACAAAACAATATTCATGCGTTGTTTAAATAA
- the hpaH gene encoding 2-oxo-hept-4-ene-1,7-dioate hydratase, with protein MLQKDVISQVAQRLNQAEKTREQIRQISLDHPEITIEDAYAIQREWVGLKIAEGRSLKGHKIGLTSKAMQASSQIDEPDYGALLDDMFFDDGCEIPTDRFIVPRIEVELAFVLAKPLSGPNCTLFDVYNATDYVIPALELIDARCHGIDPETKRPRKVFDTISDNAANAAVILGGRPIKPRDLDLRWISALLYRNGVIEESGVAAAVLNHPANGVAWLANKLAPHNVQLEAGQIILGGSFTRPVAARKGDVFHVDYGVMGSVSCRFV; from the coding sequence ATGTTACAAAAAGATGTCATATCTCAAGTTGCACAACGCCTTAATCAGGCCGAAAAAACGCGTGAACAGATCCGTCAAATTTCATTGGATCACCCAGAGATTACGATAGAAGATGCCTACGCTATCCAACGTGAATGGGTGGGTTTGAAAATTGCTGAAGGGCGTTCACTTAAAGGCCATAAAATTGGGTTAACTTCTAAAGCCATGCAGGCTAGTTCGCAGATAGATGAACCTGATTATGGTGCACTTCTAGACGATATGTTTTTTGATGATGGCTGTGAAATCCCAACAGACCGCTTTATCGTACCGCGTATTGAAGTTGAGCTTGCTTTTGTCTTAGCGAAACCGTTAAGTGGTCCTAATTGCACTCTGTTCGATGTTTATAATGCAACCGACTATGTAATACCAGCGCTTGAGCTGATTGATGCTCGTTGCCACGGTATCGATCCTGAAACAAAGCGTCCACGTAAAGTTTTCGATACTATCTCAGATAATGCAGCCAATGCAGCAGTTATTTTAGGTGGCAGACCAATCAAACCACGTGATCTTGATTTACGTTGGATTAGCGCCTTACTTTATCGCAATGGTGTTATTGAAGAATCAGGCGTCGCCGCTGCGGTTCTCAATCACCCAGCAAATGGGGTTGCTTGGTTAGCCAATAAATTAGCCCCCCACAATGTCCAATTAGAAGCAGGTCAAATTATTTTAGGTGGTTCTTTCACGCGCCCTGTTGCCGCTCGCAAAGGAGACGTATTCCATGTTGATTATGGCGTAATGGGCTCTGTGAGCTGTCGTTTTGTATAA
- a CDS encoding NAD-dependent succinate-semialdehyde dehydrogenase — protein sequence MSINVNSTLFRQQAYINGQWVNANDNSQFDVTNPANGEIIAKVSNVGAVQTQQAIDAAEKALPAWRAKSAKERSQILNKWFRLMMDNQKELAELLSWEQGKSITESMGEIAYGASFIEWFAEEGKRVYGETIPSPLPGRRLVTIKQPVGVVAAITPWNFPNAMITRKVGPALAAGCTMVLKPAAETPLSALALAALGEEAGIPAGVFNIVPGTDAKAIGGVMTSSPVVRKLTFTGSTRVGKLLMAQCADTVKKLSLELGGNAPFIVFDDADLDAAVQGALAAKFRNSGQTCVCANRILVQEGVYEEFAKRLAKAVNELKIGPATQSDSQQGPLINQAAVDKVNEHITDAVSKGARVLAGGKSASLGGLFFEPTVLADVTESMIVAKEETFGPLAPLFKFRDEQEAIQLANDTEFGLASYFYSRDIGRIYRVAEALESGMVGINEGIISNEVAPFGGIKQSGLGREGSRYGIEDYLEVKYLCFGGLSN from the coding sequence ATGAGTATCAACGTTAATTCTACCTTATTCCGCCAGCAGGCTTATATCAACGGTCAATGGGTCAATGCCAACGATAATAGCCAATTTGATGTCACTAACCCTGCTAACGGCGAAATCATTGCTAAAGTCAGTAATGTAGGTGCAGTACAAACCCAACAAGCCATTGATGCAGCAGAAAAAGCACTGCCTGCTTGGCGAGCCAAAAGTGCGAAAGAACGTAGCCAGATCCTTAATAAATGGTTCCGACTGATGATGGACAATCAAAAAGAGCTCGCAGAGCTACTCAGTTGGGAGCAAGGTAAATCCATTACTGAATCAATGGGAGAAATTGCCTATGGTGCAAGTTTTATCGAATGGTTTGCTGAAGAAGGCAAACGTGTTTACGGTGAAACTATCCCTTCTCCACTTCCAGGCCGCCGTTTAGTCACCATCAAACAACCGGTTGGTGTCGTGGCGGCTATCACGCCATGGAATTTCCCGAATGCAATGATCACCCGCAAGGTAGGTCCAGCACTGGCCGCAGGGTGTACTATGGTTCTCAAACCCGCAGCTGAAACCCCATTATCGGCATTAGCGCTCGCAGCGTTAGGTGAAGAAGCAGGGATCCCTGCTGGTGTATTTAATATTGTACCGGGTACCGATGCTAAAGCTATTGGTGGAGTGATGACCTCTAGCCCTGTGGTTCGAAAACTGACATTTACGGGTTCAACCCGTGTTGGCAAACTATTGATGGCACAATGTGCTGACACAGTTAAAAAATTGTCGTTAGAACTGGGTGGCAATGCGCCCTTTATCGTCTTTGATGACGCTGATTTAGATGCGGCAGTTCAAGGCGCATTAGCTGCTAAGTTCCGCAATAGCGGACAAACTTGCGTCTGTGCTAACCGAATCTTAGTTCAAGAAGGTGTTTACGAAGAATTTGCGAAACGCCTCGCAAAAGCTGTTAACGAATTGAAAATTGGTCCTGCAACCCAAAGCGATTCACAGCAGGGGCCTCTGATTAACCAAGCTGCTGTTGATAAAGTCAACGAACACATCACTGATGCGGTATCTAAAGGCGCCCGTGTACTTGCTGGGGGCAAATCTGCCTCACTAGGCGGTTTGTTCTTTGAACCGACTGTATTAGCTGATGTAACCGAATCAATGATTGTCGCTAAAGAAGAAACATTCGGTCCGTTAGCGCCATTATTTAAATTCCGTGATGAACAAGAAGCCATTCAGTTAGCCAATGATACTGAGTTTGGTTTGGCATCTTATTTTTACTCAAGGGATATTGGTCGTATTTACCGTGTTGCTGAAGCATTAGAAAGCGGCATGGTAGGGATCAATGAAGGCATTATCTCAAATGAAGTCGCCCCATTTGGTGGCATTAAACAATCAGGTCTGGGGCGTGAAGGTTCACGTTACGGAATTGAAGATTATCTGGAAGTGAAATACCTCTGCTTTGGTGGGCTTTCTAACTAA
- a CDS encoding Bcr/CflA family multidrug efflux MFS transporter — translation MPTAFDKHIPRYLIPLLGSLVAFGPLSIDMYLPALPQMGIELHASQGQMQYTLGAFFTGFCIGMLFYGPLSDILGRRKMLLSGLIIFTLASLLCAQTTSADSLIAFRALQAFGSGAAIVMARAIARDVYLTSELPKVLSLMTLVTMIAPLLAPLLGGFLLIHFQWQAIFYLLALIGLCSTGCIFFLLPETLSQQKGSKNLLSVAFHNYAQVLSDKEAMSIIGTMAFSFAGMFAFISGSPFVYIQYFGVSEQHYGLLFGCNILGMIAILLLNVRLLKTYSLNRILCLQSGAQLLFGVLLLIFYQQSLPIIVILVVLFLSMVNAIGTNSLSLLLQHRGKIAGSASALAISIQFALAAIASVAVSVLQDESPFAMALVMAVCAGLSFTSQRFSAKNVRSQLISVSSEKKEK, via the coding sequence ATGCCGACCGCATTCGATAAACATATCCCTCGCTACCTGATCCCATTACTGGGGTCATTAGTCGCTTTTGGGCCGCTATCGATCGACATGTATCTTCCTGCATTGCCACAAATGGGAATCGAGCTCCATGCAAGCCAAGGACAGATGCAGTATACACTCGGCGCATTTTTTACAGGTTTTTGTATTGGTATGCTGTTTTATGGGCCACTCAGTGACATCCTTGGACGTCGTAAAATGTTATTAAGTGGCCTCATCATTTTTACGCTAGCGAGCTTACTATGCGCGCAAACAACTTCAGCTGATTCTTTAATTGCATTTAGGGCTCTACAAGCCTTTGGCAGCGGAGCTGCTATCGTGATGGCCAGAGCGATTGCAAGGGATGTTTATCTAACGAGTGAATTACCTAAAGTCTTATCTCTAATGACACTGGTGACGATGATAGCGCCTCTGCTTGCGCCTTTGCTAGGTGGTTTTTTACTTATTCACTTTCAGTGGCAAGCGATCTTCTATCTTCTTGCACTGATTGGCCTTTGTTCTACGGGGTGTATTTTCTTTTTACTCCCTGAAACCCTTTCACAACAAAAGGGTTCTAAAAATTTACTCAGCGTAGCATTTCATAATTACGCTCAAGTGTTAAGCGACAAAGAAGCCATGAGTATCATTGGCACTATGGCATTTTCTTTCGCGGGTATGTTTGCTTTTATCAGCGGCTCCCCCTTTGTTTATATCCAATACTTTGGGGTATCTGAACAGCATTATGGCCTCTTATTTGGTTGCAATATTCTTGGCATGATAGCGATATTGCTACTGAATGTCCGATTGCTCAAAACCTATAGTCTGAACCGTATTCTGTGCTTACAAAGCGGGGCTCAATTACTGTTTGGCGTATTATTACTTATTTTCTACCAGCAAAGCCTGCCTATTATTGTTATTCTGGTGGTGCTGTTTTTATCAATGGTCAATGCTATCGGTACTAACAGCTTGTCACTGTTATTGCAGCATCGAGGAAAAATTGCAGGCAGCGCCAGTGCTCTCGCTATCTCTATTCAGTTTGCATTGGCAGCAATTGCAAGTGTTGCAGTTTCTGTACTACAGGATGAATCCCCATTTGCTATGGCACTGGTTATGGCTGTCTGTGCCGGACTCAGTTTCACTAGCCAGCGTTTTTCGGCTAAAAATGTCCGCTCACAGTTAATTTCAGTGTCTTCGGAGAAAAAAGAGAAATGA